In the genome of Populus alba chromosome 11, ASM523922v2, whole genome shotgun sequence, one region contains:
- the LOC118031512 gene encoding G-type lectin S-receptor-like serine/threonine-protein kinase At1g11410 produces MFASKQFAMEAKVQFFFIMEAEKLFLLFSLILLQVSSCTSQESLKTNQTIKEGDLLISKGDIFALGFFSPGSSTNRYLGIWYHKIPEQTVVWVANRNDPIIGSSGFLLIDQYGNLVLYSNDDQKLPVWSTNVSVEENDTCEAQLSDSGNLILVRKRSRKIVWQSFDYPTNIGLPGMKLGLDRKVGTDRFLTSWRSADDPGIGDFSVRINPNGSPQYFFYNGTKLISRSPPWPWRSQTAGSYKMVFVNDPDEIYCELTVPDGYYLVRLIVDHSGHLKMLTWRESDGQWKEYWKSPQLQCEYYGYCGAYSTCELATYNTFGCACLPGFEPKHPIEWSMRDWSGGCVRKRLLTSSVCDHGEGFVKVENVLLPDTSATAWVDMSKSRADCEVECKRNCSCSAYAVIVIPGKGDGCLNWYKELVDIRYDRRSESHDLYVRVDAYELAGNKRKLNGSREKTMLAILAPSIALLLFLISLSSYLRLKKRAKEGTEPPVNSNSTESACFKLSTIMAATNNFSPANELGQGGFGSVYKGLLANGLEVAIKRLSRSSGQGTEEFKNEVMVIAKLQHRNLVKLLGYCNQDGEQMLIYEYLPNKSLDSFLFHESRRLLLDWRKRFDIIVGIARGILYLHQDSRLRIIHRDLKCSNILLDAEMNPKISDFGIAKIFEGNQTEDRTRRVVGTYGYMSPEYVVFGNFSAKSDVFSFGVMLLEIVSGKKNNRFSQQNMLCLETPLTLIGYVWELWNQDKALEIVDPSLNELYRPREASKCIQIGLLCVQEDATDRPSMLAVVFMLSNETEIPSPKQPAFLFRKSDNNPDIALDVEEGQCSLNEVTITEIACR; encoded by the exons atgtttgcAAGCAAACAGTTTGCCATGGAAGCCAaggtccaatttttttttatcatggaaGCTGAAAAACTGTTCCtgcttttttctcttatattgcTCCAAGTCTCATCTTGTACATCCCAAGAATCCTTAAAGACCAACCAAACCATTAAAGAAGGTGACCTTCTTATCTCCAAAGGAGATATTTTCGCACTAGGATTTTTCAGTCCTGGCAGTTCAACCAATAGATATCTTGGAATTTGGTACCATAAAATACCAGAACAAACTGTGGTGTGGGTTGCAAACAGGAACGATCCAATCATTGGTTCCTCAGGATTTCTCTTGATAGACCAATATGGAAACCTCGTTCTCTATAGTAACGATGACCAAAAGCTTCCAGTTTGGTCTACAAATGTTTCAGTGGAAGAAAATGATACTTGTGAAGCTCAACTCTCGGATTCAGGAAATTTGATATTGGTCAGGAAAAGAAGCAGAAAGATTGTATGGCAAAGCTTCGATTATCCTACTAACATAGGGCTACCTGGAATGAAACTGGGGCTGGATCGAAAAGTAGGAACTGATCGGTTCCTAACATCGTGGAGATCAGCTGATGACCCTGGAATTGGAGACTTTTCAGTTAGGATCAACCCAAATGGCTCGCcacaatattttttctataatggTACAAAGCTAATTAGTAGATCTCCCCCTTGGCCATGGAGAAGTCAGACGGCGGGCTCATACAAAATGGTTTTTGTAAATGATCCAGACGAAATATACTGCGAATTAACAGTTCCTGATGGTTATTATCTGGTAAGACTAATAGTGGATCATTCAGGACATCTAAAGATGTTAACATGGCGAGAAAGTGATGGTCAGTGGAAGGAATACTGGAAGTCCCCTCAGTTACAGTGCGAGTATTATGGATACTGTGGTGCTTACAGTACGTGTGAGCTTGCCACTTATAATACATTTGGATGTGCCTGTTTACCTGGGTTCGAGCCCAAGCACCCAATAGAATGGTCTATGAGAGATTGGTCCGGTGGTTGTGTCAGGAAGCGGCTACTTACATCTTCGGTGTGCGATCATGGAGAAGGGTTTGTGAAGGTGGAAAATGTACTTCTTCCGGACACTTCAGCTACAGCTTGGGTGGACATGAGCAAGAGTCGTGCAGACTGTGAAGTGGAATGCAAGAGGAATTGTTCATGCTCTGCATACGCAGTCATTGTGATTCCCGGAAAAGGGGATGGTTGTTTGAATTGGTACAAGGAATTAGTAGACATTAGATATGATAGGAGGAGTGAAAGTCATGATCTGTATGTTCGTGTTGATGCATATGAATTAG CTGGTAATAAAAGGAAGCTCAATGGTTCTCGGGAAAAAACGATGCTGGCCATTTTAGCACCATCAATTGCATTATTGTTGTTTCTTATTAGCCTATCTTCTTATTTGCGGCTCAAGAAGAGGGCAAAAGAAG GTACTGAGCCGCCGGTAAACAGCAATTCTACTGAATCGGCATGTTTCAAGCTCAGCACCATAATGGCGGCCACAAACAATTTCTCTCCAGCTAACGAACTCGGGCAAGgtggttttggctcggtttaTAAG GGTCTGCTAGCTAATGGACTGGAGGTTGCAATAAAAAGGTTATCTAGAAGTTCAGGACAAGGAAcagaagaatttaaaaatgaagttaTGGTAATTGCAAAGCTTCAACACAGGAATCTAGTGAAACTTCTAGGTTACTGCAATCAGGATGGAGAACAAATGTTAATCTATGAATACTTGCCAAACAAAAGCttggactcgtttcttttcC ATGAAAGCAGAAGATTGTTATTGGAttggcgaaaacgctttgataTTATTGTTGGAATAGCTCGTGGGATCTTATATCTTCACCAAGACTCCAGGTTGAGAATCATTCATAGGGATTTAAAATGCAGCAACATTCTATTGGATGCAGAGATGAACCcaaaaatatcagattttggAATAGCAAAAATATTTGAAGGCAACCAAACTGAAGATAGGACAAGGAGAGTTGTAGGAACATA TGGCTATATGTCACCAGAATATGTTGTGTTTGGAAACTTTTCCgcaaaatcagatgttttcaGTTTCGGGGTCATGTTGCTAGAGATTGTGAGTGGCAAGAAGAACAATAGATTTTCTCAACAGAATATGTTGTGTTTGGAAACTCCTTTGACCTTGATTGGATAT GTGTGGGAATTATGGAACCAAGACAAAGCATTGGAGATAGTGGATCCATCACTGAACGAGTTATATCGTCCACGTGAAGCCTCGAAATGCATACAAATTGGTCTACTGTGCGTGCAAGAAGATGCCACAGACAGACCATCCATGTTGGCAGTTGTTTTTATGTTGAGTAACGAAACAGAGATTCCTTCTCCAAAACAACCTGCATTCCTCTTTAGAAAATCTGACAATAATCCTGATATAGCATTAGATGTAGAAGAGGGACAGTGTTCTCTAAATGAGGTGACAATTACTGAAATTGCCTGTCGCTGA
- the LOC118031461 gene encoding G-type lectin S-receptor-like serine/threonine-protein kinase RKS1 produces the protein MSKSRADCEVQCKRNCSCSAYAVIVIPGKGDGCLIWYKELVDINYVRSESHDLYVRVDAYELAETTRKSNDSREKPMLALLAPSIALLWFLISLFAYLWLKKRAKKGTELQVNSTSTELEYFKLSTITAATNNFSPANKLGQGGFGSVYKGLLANGKEIAIKMLSRSSGQGTEEFKNEVMVIAMLQHRNLVKLLGYCTQDGEQILIYEYLPNKSLDSFLFHESRRLLLDWRKRFDIIVGIARGILYLHQDSRLRIIHRDLKCSNILLDAEMNPKISDFGMAKIFEGNQTEDRTRRVVGTFGYMSPEYAVLGNFSVKSDVFSFGVMLLEIVSGKKNNRFYQQDPPLTLIGHVWELWRQDKAVEIVDPSLNELYHPREALKCIQIGFLCVQEDATDRPSMLAVVFMLSNETGIPSPKQPAFLFRKSDNNPIIALDVEDGQCSVNEVTISEIGCR, from the exons ATGAGCAAGAGTCGTGCAGACTGTGAAGTGCAATGCAAGAGGAATTGTTCATGTTCTGCATACGCAGTCATTGTGATTCCCGGAAAAGGCGATGGTTGTTTGATTTGGTACAAGGAATTAGTAGACATTAATTATGTTAGGAGTGAAAGTCATGATCTGTATGTTCGTGTTGATGCATATGAATTAG CTGAGACTACAAGGAAGTCAAATGATTCTCGTGAAAAACCGATGCTGGCCCTTTTAGCACCATCAATTGCATTACTGTGGTTTCTCATTAGCCTGTTTGCTTATTTGTGGCTCAAGAAGAGAGCAAAAAAAGGTACTGAACTGCAGGTAAACAGCACTTCTACTGAATTGGAATATTTCAAGCTCAGCACCATAACGGCGGCCACTAACAATTTCTCTCCAGCTAACAAACTCGGGCAAGGTGGTTTTGGCTCTGTTTATAAG GGTCTGCTAGCTAATGGAAAGGAGATTGCAATAAAAATGTTATCTAGAAGTTCAGGGCAAGGAAcagaagaatttaaaaatgaagttaTGGTAATTGCAATGCTTCAACACAGGAATCTGGTGAAACTTCTAGGTTATTGCACTCAGGATGGAGAACAAATCTTAATATATGAATACTTGCCGAACAAAAGCttggactcgtttcttttcC ATGAAAGCAGAAGATTGTTATTGGAttggcgaaaacgctttgacatTATTGTTGGAATAGCTCGTGGGATTTTATATCTTCACCAAGATTCCAGGTTGAGAATCATCCACAGGGATTTAAAATGTAGCAACATTCTACTGGATGCAGAGATGAACCCAAAAATATCAGATTTCGGAATGGCAAAAATATTTGAAGGCAACCAAACAGAAGACAGGACCAGGAGAGTTGTGGGAACATT TGGCTACATGTCACCAGAATATGCTGTGCTTGGAAACTTTTCTGTAAAGTCAGATGTTTTCAGTTTTGGGGTCATGTTGCTAGAGATTGTGAGTGGCAAGAAGAACAATAGATTTTATCAACAGGATCCTCCGTTGACCTTGATTGGACAT GTGTGGGAATTATGGAGACAAGACAAAGCAGTGGAGATTGTTGATCCTTCACTGAACGAGTTGTATCATCCGCGTGAAGCCTTGAAATGCATACAAATTGGTTTTCTGTGCGTGCAAGAAGATGCCACGGACAGACCATCTATGTTGGCGGTTGTTTTTATGTTGAGTAACGAAACAGGGATTCCTTCTCCAAAACAACCTGCATTCCTCTTTAGAAAATCTGACAATAATCCTATTATAGCATTAGACGTAGAAGATGGACAGTGTTCTGTAAATGAGGTGACAATTTCGGAAATTGGTTGTCGCTGA